The following are encoded together in the Streptomyces rapamycinicus NRRL 5491 genome:
- a CDS encoding TetR/AcrR family transcriptional regulator: MTEKAANPATPPRRRAPAMDPEQRRAMIVAAALPLVVEYGASVTTAKIARAAGIGEGTIFRVFEDKDALLAACMAEAVRPDDTVAHLESIALDQPLADRLAEAADVVRGHMGRIGAAAGALAAAGRLERMAPKPGKDGRLPDREAGLVRPRAALAALFEPDRDRLRLAPERLADAFQLTLMSAGRLGAPEPLTTEEVVDLFLHGALMAPGEAR, encoded by the coding sequence ATGACGGAGAAGGCAGCGAACCCCGCCACCCCGCCCCGGCGCCGCGCACCGGCCATGGATCCCGAGCAGCGCCGCGCGATGATCGTCGCCGCGGCGCTCCCCCTCGTCGTCGAATACGGCGCCTCCGTGACGACCGCGAAGATCGCACGGGCCGCGGGCATCGGCGAAGGCACGATCTTCCGGGTCTTCGAGGACAAGGACGCCCTGCTCGCGGCCTGTATGGCGGAGGCCGTACGGCCCGATGACACCGTGGCCCACCTGGAGTCGATCGCCCTGGACCAGCCGCTCGCGGACCGGCTCGCCGAGGCGGCCGATGTGGTGCGCGGGCACATGGGCCGCATCGGCGCGGCCGCCGGAGCGCTCGCGGCGGCCGGGCGGCTGGAGCGCATGGCGCCCAAGCCCGGCAAGGACGGGCGCCTCCCGGACCGCGAGGCGGGCCTGGTCCGGCCGCGCGCCGCGCTGGCCGCGCTGTTCGAACCCGACCGGGACCGCCTGCGGCTCGCCCCGGAGCGGCTCGCCGACGCCTTCCAGCTGACGCTGATGTCGGCCGGGCGCCTGGGCGCCCCCGAGCCGCTGACCACCGAGGAGGTCGTGGACCTCTTCCTGCACGGCGCGCTCATGGCGCCCGGGGAGGCCCGGTGA
- a CDS encoding MFS transporter, translating into MSATSSDPASPRVPPSRQLALGVIATGMLMVILDGSIVTVAMPAIQSDLRFSPAGLSWVVNAYLIAFGGLLLLGGRIGDLIGRKRVFLAGTAVFTAASLLAAVATSPATLIAARFLQGVGSAMASAVSLGILVTLFSEPAERSKAIAVFSFTGAAGASIGQVLGGLLTDALSWHWIFLINLPIGLLTLAVAIPVLPADRGPGLAAGADVLGALLVTAGLMLGIYTVVKVADYGWTAAHTLALGAVSIVLIALFLVRQATARTPLMPLRILRSRGVAGANLVQLLMVAALFSFQILVALYLRNVLGYDATRTGLAMLPAAIAIGAVSLGVPARLSARFGDRAVLLTGLVLLTGVLGLLIRVPTHARYVPDLLPVMLLAAGFGLALPALTSLGMSGAKEDDAGLVSGLFNTTQQIGMALGVAVLSTLAASRTDALLARGEGRAEALTGGYHLAFAVGTGLIVTAFAVAVTVLRRPARKPPAMPRNANPPATPVTTA; encoded by the coding sequence ATGTCCGCCACCTCTTCCGACCCGGCGTCTCCCCGCGTTCCCCCTTCACGCCAACTGGCCCTCGGGGTCATCGCCACCGGGATGCTGATGGTGATCCTCGACGGCAGCATCGTGACCGTGGCCATGCCCGCCATCCAGAGCGATCTGCGGTTCTCCCCCGCCGGGCTCAGCTGGGTCGTCAACGCCTACCTGATCGCGTTCGGCGGTCTGCTGCTGCTCGGCGGCCGCATCGGCGATCTCATCGGGCGCAAGCGCGTATTCCTGGCCGGCACCGCGGTGTTCACCGCGGCCTCGCTGCTCGCGGCCGTGGCCACCTCCCCCGCGACGCTGATCGCCGCACGTTTCCTCCAGGGGGTCGGCAGCGCGATGGCCTCGGCGGTCAGCCTGGGCATCCTCGTCACGCTCTTCAGCGAACCCGCCGAACGGTCAAAGGCGATCGCCGTGTTCAGCTTCACCGGCGCCGCCGGAGCGTCGATCGGCCAGGTGCTCGGCGGTCTCCTCACCGACGCGCTCAGCTGGCACTGGATCTTCCTGATCAATCTGCCGATCGGGCTGCTGACGCTCGCGGTCGCCATACCCGTCCTGCCCGCCGACCGCGGGCCGGGCCTCGCGGCGGGCGCCGATGTCCTCGGCGCCCTGCTCGTCACGGCCGGGCTGATGCTGGGCATCTACACTGTGGTCAAGGTGGCGGACTACGGCTGGACGGCGGCGCACACACTCGCCCTCGGCGCCGTCTCCATCGTCCTGATCGCCCTGTTCCTGGTCCGCCAGGCCACCGCCCGCACGCCGCTGATGCCCCTGCGGATCCTGCGGTCGCGCGGGGTGGCGGGGGCCAATCTGGTCCAGCTCCTGATGGTGGCCGCGCTCTTCTCGTTCCAGATCCTCGTCGCCCTCTATCTGCGCAATGTGCTGGGGTACGACGCCACCAGAACCGGTCTGGCCATGCTCCCGGCCGCCATCGCCATCGGCGCGGTGTCCCTCGGCGTCCCCGCGCGGCTCAGCGCCCGCTTCGGCGACCGCGCGGTACTGCTGACCGGGCTGGTCCTCCTGACCGGCGTTCTCGGCCTGCTCATCCGCGTCCCCACGCACGCCCGGTACGTCCCCGACCTCCTCCCGGTGATGCTGCTCGCCGCCGGTTTCGGGCTGGCCCTCCCGGCGCTGACCAGCCTTGGAATGTCCGGCGCGAAGGAGGACGACGCCGGGCTCGTCTCCGGGCTGTTCAACACCACCCAGCAGATCGGCATGGCGCTGGGCGTCGCGGTGCTGTCCACCCTGGCCGCCTCCCGCACGGACGCCCTGCTCGCCCGGGGCGAGGGCCGGGCCGAGGCGCTGACCGGCGGCTACCACCTGGCCTTCGCCGTCGGCACCGGACTCATCGTGACGGCCTTCGCGGTGGCGGTCACCGTACTGCGACGACCTGCCCGGAAGCCCCCTGCCATGCCGCGGAACGCCAATCCGCCCGCCACACCGGTCACCACCGCCTGA
- a CDS encoding LysR family transcriptional regulator, giving the protein MDVELRQLRCLVTIVDEGTFTDAAIALGVSQAAVSRAVAALERALGTRLLRRTSREVTPTGTGLRVVAHARRVLAEVDGLIREAVSGHAHLRIGYAWSALGRHTPAFQRRWAQAYPETELHLVRVNSATAGLTEGACDLAVVRRPLDERRFDSAIVGLERRLCAVAADDPLARRRSVRLADLSGRTLLVDRRTGTTTAELWPPDSRPATEETHDVEDWLTVISAGRCVGMTAESTANQYPRPGIAYRPVRDAEPIAVRLAWWRDDPHPATQTAVELLTTLYRNG; this is encoded by the coding sequence ATGGATGTGGAGCTGCGGCAACTTCGCTGCCTCGTCACGATCGTCGACGAGGGCACCTTCACCGACGCCGCCATCGCGCTCGGCGTCTCCCAGGCGGCCGTGTCCCGGGCCGTGGCCGCGCTCGAACGCGCCCTGGGCACACGGCTGTTGCGGCGCACCTCCCGCGAGGTGACCCCGACGGGCACCGGGCTGCGCGTGGTGGCACACGCCCGGCGGGTGCTGGCCGAGGTGGACGGCCTGATCCGGGAGGCCGTATCGGGCCACGCCCATCTGCGGATCGGCTACGCCTGGTCCGCGCTCGGCCGCCACACCCCCGCCTTCCAGCGCCGCTGGGCGCAGGCGTACCCCGAAACGGAGCTGCACCTCGTCCGCGTCAATTCCGCCACCGCGGGGCTGACGGAGGGCGCCTGCGACCTGGCCGTGGTGCGCAGACCGCTCGACGAGCGCCGCTTCGACTCCGCCATCGTCGGGCTGGAGCGGCGGCTGTGCGCCGTGGCCGCCGACGACCCGCTCGCCAGGCGCCGCTCGGTCCGGCTGGCCGACCTCAGCGGGCGTACCCTGCTGGTCGACCGCAGGACCGGCACGACCACCGCGGAGCTGTGGCCGCCCGACTCCCGGCCGGCCACGGAGGAGACCCACGACGTGGAGGACTGGCTCACCGTGATCTCCGCGGGCCGCTGCGTCGGGATGACGGCGGAGTCCACCGCCAACCAGTATCCGAGGCCCGGAATCGCCTACCGGCCGGTCCGCGACGCCGAGCCGATCGCGGTACGCCTCGCCTGGTGGCGGGACGATCCGCACCCCGCCACCCAGACCGCGGTCGAGCTGCTCACCACCCTCTACCGCAATGGCTGA
- a CDS encoding pyridoxamine 5'-phosphate oxidase family protein: MMTTEDKSPASGAETKPGAGPAPRVLTEEELSRTLRDQRFGVLATVKRSGHPHLSTVIHQWSPGERVLRVSSTADRLKVRQLRRDPRAAVHVGAPDGWSFAVAEGEAEVSEVTAVAGDAVGRELLSMTPGFADPHDETAFLEQLVADRRVVIRIRVSRLYGTALDLPTT, translated from the coding sequence ATGATGACGACCGAGGACAAGAGCCCGGCGAGCGGCGCCGAGACGAAGCCCGGTGCCGGACCCGCGCCCCGGGTGCTCACCGAGGAGGAGCTGTCCCGGACACTGCGGGACCAGCGGTTCGGTGTGCTCGCCACCGTCAAGCGCAGCGGCCACCCCCATCTGTCGACCGTGATCCACCAGTGGAGCCCCGGGGAGCGCGTGCTGCGCGTCTCCTCGACCGCCGACCGGCTCAAGGTGCGTCAGCTGCGCCGCGACCCGCGCGCCGCCGTGCATGTGGGCGCCCCGGACGGCTGGTCGTTCGCTGTCGCCGAGGGCGAAGCGGAGGTGTCGGAGGTGACGGCCGTCGCCGGGGACGCGGTCGGGCGGGAACTGCTGTCCATGACGCCCGGTTTCGCCGATCCACACGACGAGACGGCCTTCCTGGAGCAGTTGGTGGCGGACCGGCGGGTCGTGATCAGGATCCGGGTGTCCCGGCTGTACGGAACGGCCCTCGACCTGCCCACCACCTGA
- a CDS encoding SDR family oxidoreductase — protein sequence MEGKTTPVSADAVSAARADAGADTGGGELVLVTGGSGYLGTHVISGVLRSGHRVRTTVRSHGPATSAATGAATGAAASVRSAVAASGVDPGGRLDIVSADLTTDDGWDDAMAGCTRVHHIASPFPSVQPDNADELIIPARDGTLRVLRAARDHGVKRVVMTSSFAAVGYSRKDGDEYDESDWTDPEDDNPPYIRSKAIAERAAWDFVAKEGDGLELTVINPTGIFGPALGPRLSASTGYVRAMLEGAMPAVPRAHFGMVDVRDVAELHLRAMTHPAAAGERFLASGDRTVSFLWIARVLAEHLGERAARVPTREFDDGRAREAVGVTERVPILRTEKARSVFGWTPRDPVTTILDTAESLFRLGLVKG from the coding sequence ATGGAAGGCAAGACGACCCCCGTGTCCGCTGACGCCGTTTCCGCCGCCCGTGCCGACGCCGGTGCCGACACCGGTGGTGGCGAACTCGTCCTGGTGACCGGAGGCAGCGGGTATCTCGGCACCCATGTGATCAGCGGCGTGCTGCGGAGCGGCCATCGGGTCCGCACCACGGTCCGTTCACACGGCCCGGCCACGAGCGCCGCCACTGGCGCCGCCACTGGCGCCGCCGCGAGTGTCCGGTCGGCCGTCGCGGCCTCCGGTGTCGATCCCGGCGGGCGGCTCGACATCGTCAGCGCCGACCTGACCACGGACGACGGCTGGGACGACGCGATGGCGGGGTGTACGCGCGTCCACCACATCGCGTCACCGTTCCCCTCCGTCCAGCCGGACAACGCCGACGAGCTGATCATCCCCGCGCGGGACGGCACCCTTCGTGTGCTGAGGGCGGCACGGGACCACGGTGTGAAGCGGGTCGTGATGACGTCCTCGTTCGCCGCGGTGGGGTACAGCCGCAAGGACGGCGACGAGTACGACGAGAGCGACTGGACCGACCCCGAGGACGACAACCCGCCCTACATCCGCTCGAAGGCCATCGCGGAGCGGGCCGCCTGGGACTTCGTGGCGAAGGAGGGGGACGGCCTCGAACTGACGGTGATCAACCCGACCGGGATCTTCGGTCCGGCACTCGGCCCCCGGCTGTCCGCCTCGACGGGATACGTCCGGGCGATGCTGGAGGGGGCGATGCCGGCCGTCCCTCGCGCACACTTCGGCATGGTGGACGTACGCGATGTCGCCGAGCTCCACCTCCGGGCCATGACACATCCCGCCGCGGCCGGAGAGCGCTTCCTCGCCAGCGGCGACCGGACCGTCAGCTTCCTGTGGATCGCCCGGGTGCTGGCCGAGCACCTCGGAGAGCGCGCCGCACGGGTGCCCACGCGGGAGTTCGACGACGGACGAGCGCGGGAAGCGGTCGGCGTGACGGAGCGGGTACCGATCCTGCGCACCGAGAAGGCGCGTTCCGTGTTCGGATGGACCCCGCGCGATCCGGTGACGACGATCCTCGACACCGCGGAGAGCCTCTTCCGCCTGGGCTTGGTGAAGGGCTGA
- a CDS encoding MarR family winged helix-turn-helix transcriptional regulator — MTAMAPTKTEPDLSFLLDHTSHVLRTQMSAALAEIGLTSRMHCVLVHALAEERTQAQLAEIGDMDKTTMVVTVDALEKAGLAERRAATHDRRARIIAVTEEGARIAERSQEIVDRVHREALAALPETQRAALVRALTRLSEGHLATPAESPRPARRARQREK, encoded by the coding sequence ATGACCGCCATGGCGCCCACCAAGACCGAACCCGACCTGTCGTTCCTCCTCGACCACACCAGCCACGTCCTCCGCACCCAGATGTCGGCCGCGCTCGCCGAGATCGGGCTGACGTCGCGGATGCACTGCGTACTGGTCCACGCCCTGGCGGAGGAGCGCACCCAGGCGCAGCTCGCCGAGATCGGCGACATGGACAAGACCACGATGGTGGTGACGGTGGATGCCCTGGAGAAGGCAGGGCTTGCGGAGCGACGCGCCGCTACCCATGATCGCCGGGCCCGGATCATCGCGGTCACCGAGGAGGGTGCGCGGATCGCCGAGCGGAGCCAGGAGATCGTGGACCGAGTCCACCGTGAGGCGCTGGCAGCGCTACCCGAGACCCAACGCGCCGCACTGGTAAGGGCGTTGACCCGGCTGTCCGAGGGGCATCTGGCCACGCCCGCCGAGAGCCCCCGCCCGGCCCGGAGGGCGCGGCAGCGCGAGAAGTAG
- a CDS encoding MFS transporter: MTGPDAYEALPPRRRTLVTVALLGSAFLAMLDGTVVGTALPRIVEQIGGGDSWYVWLVTAYLLTSSVSVPVYGRFSDLHGRRRLLIGGLAVFLVGSAACGLSASMPALVLSRALQGLGAGSLLTLGMALVRDLHPPSRPQGLIRMQTAMAAMMILGMVGGPLLGGLLADHIGWRWAFWLNLPLGLTAGAVIALALPDRRPATPPSGRLDVAGILLLAAGLSLALTGLSLKGNATAGRAPSWTDPAVLGCLLGGPALLAALIPVERRAAVPVLPLRLFRHRTYTALLTAGFFFQVAAVPVGIFLPLYFQHIRGHSATASGLLLLPLLIGMTLGNRLTAATVLRSGHVKPVLLIGAGLLTAGTAAFVALRATTPLALTSVLLLLVGLGAGPAMGGLTIATQNAVPRTDMGTATAGSALTKQIGGAVGLAGAQSLIGHSGAAAPTATAIGSTVAWSGGAAGLLALGALLRMRDIPIATAGKRPGAPTPASAVPAKADRRT; the protein is encoded by the coding sequence GTGACCGGACCCGACGCGTACGAGGCGCTCCCGCCCCGCCGCCGGACCCTGGTCACCGTCGCCCTGCTGGGCTCCGCCTTCCTGGCCATGCTGGACGGCACCGTGGTCGGCACCGCGCTGCCCCGCATCGTCGAGCAGATCGGCGGAGGCGACTCCTGGTACGTCTGGCTCGTCACCGCCTACCTGTTGACCTCCTCGGTCAGCGTGCCGGTCTACGGCCGCTTCTCCGACCTCCACGGCCGCCGCCGGCTGCTGATCGGCGGGCTCGCCGTCTTCCTGGTCGGCTCCGCCGCCTGCGGCCTGTCCGCCTCGATGCCCGCCCTGGTCCTCTCCCGCGCGCTCCAGGGCCTGGGCGCGGGATCCCTGCTGACCCTCGGCATGGCGCTGGTCCGCGACCTCCACCCGCCGTCCCGCCCCCAGGGGCTGATCCGGATGCAGACGGCGATGGCCGCCATGATGATCCTGGGCATGGTGGGCGGCCCGCTCCTCGGCGGGTTACTCGCCGACCACATCGGCTGGCGCTGGGCGTTCTGGCTCAACCTCCCGCTCGGGCTGACCGCGGGCGCCGTCATCGCCCTGGCCCTGCCCGACCGCCGTCCCGCCACCCCGCCGTCCGGCCGGCTCGACGTGGCGGGGATCCTCCTGCTCGCCGCCGGGCTCTCCCTCGCGCTGACCGGTCTCAGCCTCAAGGGGAACGCGACCGCCGGACGCGCGCCCTCCTGGACGGACCCGGCCGTGCTCGGCTGTCTGCTCGGCGGTCCGGCGCTGCTCGCCGCGCTCATACCGGTCGAGCGGCGGGCCGCCGTCCCCGTCCTGCCCCTACGGCTGTTCCGGCACCGCACCTACACCGCCCTGCTGACCGCCGGTTTCTTCTTCCAGGTCGCCGCGGTGCCAGTGGGGATCTTCCTGCCGCTGTACTTCCAGCACATCCGCGGCCACTCGGCCACCGCCTCCGGTCTGCTGCTGCTCCCCCTGCTCATCGGCATGACCCTGGGCAACCGGCTCACCGCCGCCACCGTGCTGCGCAGCGGGCACGTCAAACCGGTCCTGCTGATCGGCGCGGGGCTGCTCACCGCCGGTACCGCGGCCTTCGTCGCCCTGCGGGCCACGACGCCTCTCGCGCTGACGTCCGTCCTGCTGCTGCTCGTCGGGCTCGGCGCCGGACCGGCCATGGGCGGGCTCACCATCGCCACCCAGAACGCCGTCCCGCGCACGGACATGGGCACCGCCACCGCGGGCTCCGCGCTCACCAAGCAGATCGGTGGCGCGGTCGGCCTGGCCGGCGCCCAGTCCCTGATCGGCCACTCCGGCGCGGCCGCGCCCACCGCCACGGCCATCGGCTCCACCGTCGCCTGGAGCGGCGGCGCGGCCGGGCTCCTCGCCCTCGGGGCGCTGCTCCGGATGCGGGACATCCCCATCGCCACGGCCGGAAAGCGCCCCGGCGCGCCCACTCCCGCGTCCGCCGTCCCGGCGAAGGCCGATCGGCGCACTTGA
- a CDS encoding cytochrome P450: MSETLSLPGTVKAERRCPYDPPEAHRRLRDAGELGKLELPGGLVMWFLTKHDDIRTMLADSRFSGARVPFPAMSPEIPAGFFFSMDPPDHTRYRRTLTAEFSVRGARELTGRIERLADRHLDAMEAAGTSADLVAAYASPVPAMVISEILGVPYTYHQKFDHEVRTLRETGGDDQAVGAMATAWWDEMRGFVRAKRAEPGDDMISRLLHDDVEGGALTDEEVVGIAMTIIFAGHEPVENLIGLGMLALFQDHEQLTRLRENPDLIDSAVEEFLRYFPVNNFGTVRTATEDAVINGHPIAKGEIVAGLVSTANRDPERFADPDHLVLDRSHTSHLAFGHGVHQCLGQQLARVELKVLLQRLLVRFPALRLAVAPEEIRYRENTSFYGVHELPVTWAAE, from the coding sequence GTGAGCGAGACCTTGTCCCTTCCGGGGACCGTGAAGGCCGAACGGCGTTGTCCGTACGACCCGCCGGAGGCACACCGCCGACTGCGGGACGCGGGCGAACTGGGCAAACTGGAGCTGCCCGGCGGTCTGGTGATGTGGTTCCTGACCAAGCACGACGACATCAGGACCATGCTGGCCGACTCCCGGTTCAGTGGTGCGAGGGTGCCGTTCCCGGCGATGAGCCCGGAGATACCCGCGGGCTTCTTCTTCTCCATGGACCCGCCGGACCACACCCGCTACCGCCGCACCCTCACTGCCGAGTTCTCGGTGCGCGGTGCACGCGAACTGACCGGCCGGATCGAGCGGCTGGCCGACCGGCACCTCGATGCGATGGAGGCGGCGGGCACGAGCGCGGACCTCGTGGCGGCCTATGCCAGCCCGGTGCCCGCGATGGTGATCTCCGAAATCCTCGGCGTGCCGTACACCTACCACCAGAAGTTCGACCACGAGGTACGCACGCTCCGGGAGACCGGCGGCGACGATCAGGCCGTCGGCGCGATGGCGACCGCGTGGTGGGACGAGATGCGCGGATTCGTGCGTGCCAAGCGGGCAGAGCCCGGGGACGACATGATCAGCAGGCTGCTGCACGATGACGTCGAGGGCGGTGCGCTGACCGACGAGGAGGTGGTCGGCATCGCCATGACCATCATTTTCGCCGGTCATGAACCGGTGGAGAACCTGATCGGCCTCGGCATGCTGGCGCTGTTCCAGGACCATGAGCAGCTGACCCGGCTGCGGGAAAACCCCGACCTCATTGACAGCGCCGTGGAGGAGTTCCTTCGGTACTTCCCTGTCAACAACTTCGGCACCGTGCGTACCGCCACCGAGGATGCCGTGATCAACGGTCACCCCATCGCGAAGGGCGAGATCGTGGCCGGTCTGGTGTCCACCGCCAACCGGGACCCCGAGCGGTTCGCCGACCCCGACCACCTTGTCCTCGACCGGTCGCACACCTCGCACCTCGCGTTCGGGCACGGTGTGCACCAGTGTCTGGGCCAGCAGCTGGCGAGGGTGGAATTGAAGGTGCTCCTACAGCGGCTGCTCGTCAGGTTCCCCGCGCTGCGGCTGGCGGTGGCCCCGGAGGAGATCAGGTACCGGGAGAACACCTCGTTCTACGGTGTCCACGAGCTGCCGGTGACCTGGGCGGCCGAATAG
- a CDS encoding nucleotidyltransferase domain-containing protein, which yields MTDAMTDAMTDAMFLDDVAERLAALPAVRAVTLGGSRAQGTHTPESDWDLALYYRGGFDPATLRAVGWEGEVSGLGEWGGGVFNGGAWLTIDGRRVDIHYRDLEVVEHELAESRQGRFHWEPLMFHLAGIPSYLVVAELALNQVLRGTLPRPEYPGALRAAAPPVWRGRAALTLRYASAAYVTRGQATEVAGAVATAALQTAHAVLAARGEWVTNEKRLLQRADLRGIDTIVAGLRPEPTALAEAIAAAEALFEATG from the coding sequence ATGACCGACGCCATGACCGACGCCATGACCGACGCCATGTTCCTCGACGATGTCGCGGAGCGACTCGCCGCCCTGCCCGCCGTGCGCGCCGTCACCCTCGGGGGTTCGCGTGCGCAGGGCACCCACACCCCGGAGAGCGACTGGGACCTGGCCCTGTACTACCGGGGCGGCTTCGACCCGGCCACGCTGCGGGCCGTCGGCTGGGAGGGCGAGGTCTCCGGGCTCGGCGAGTGGGGCGGCGGTGTCTTCAACGGGGGCGCCTGGCTGACCATCGACGGACGGCGCGTGGACATCCACTACCGCGACCTCGAGGTGGTGGAACACGAACTCGCCGAGTCGCGGCAGGGCCGCTTCCACTGGGAGCCGCTGATGTTCCACCTCGCGGGCATCCCCAGCTATCTGGTGGTGGCCGAACTCGCCCTCAACCAGGTGCTGCGGGGCACCCTGCCCCGGCCCGAGTACCCGGGGGCGCTGCGTGCGGCGGCGCCCCCGGTATGGCGCGGGCGCGCGGCCCTGACCCTGCGGTACGCCTCGGCCGCGTACGTGACACGTGGCCAGGCCACCGAGGTCGCGGGCGCGGTGGCGACCGCCGCCCTGCAGACGGCGCACGCGGTGCTGGCGGCGCGCGGTGAGTGGGTGACCAACGAGAAGCGGCTCCTCCAGCGGGCGGACCTGCGTGGCATCGACACGATCGTGGCGGGGCTGCGGCCGGAGCCCACCGCCCTGGCCGAGGCGATCGCCGCCGCGGAGGCGCTGTTCGAGGCCACGGGCTGA
- a CDS encoding EamA family transporter — translation MRLAPASRTPSPRATETAHRTAPTPADSGPGPGLDPDPGPGAGPGAGPNPEQGLERDLAPDLDQRPAGRRFAGVATMIGSGLSNQTGAAIGSQAFPVIGPVGVVAVRQYVAAIVLLAVGRPRLRSFTGWQWRPVVGLAVVFGTMNLSLYSAIDRIGLGLAVTLEFLGPLCIALAGSRRRVDACCALVAAAAVVSLMRPRPSADYLGMGLGLLAAVCWASYILLNRTVGRRVPGAEGSAAAAGISALMFLPVGIAVAVHQPPTVSAAAYAIVAGVLSSAVPYLADLFTLRRVPAQAFGLFMSVNPVLAALVGWVGLEQRLGWTEWISVGAIVAANALSILTRRG, via the coding sequence ATGCGACTCGCCCCCGCGTCACGCACCCCGTCCCCACGAGCGACGGAAACCGCGCACCGGACCGCGCCGACCCCTGCCGACTCCGGCCCGGGGCCGGGCCTGGACCCGGACCCGGGCCCGGGCGCGGGCCCGGGCGCGGGCCCGAACCCGGAGCAGGGCCTGGAGCGGGACCTGGCCCCTGACCTGGATCAACGGCCGGCCGGACGGCGGTTCGCCGGAGTGGCCACGATGATCGGCAGCGGGCTGTCCAACCAGACCGGCGCCGCGATCGGATCCCAGGCGTTCCCCGTCATCGGCCCGGTCGGGGTCGTCGCCGTCCGCCAGTACGTGGCCGCGATCGTCCTGCTGGCTGTCGGCAGGCCGCGGCTGCGGAGCTTCACCGGGTGGCAGTGGCGGCCGGTGGTGGGGCTCGCCGTGGTGTTCGGCACCATGAATCTGTCCCTCTACAGCGCCATCGACCGCATCGGCCTCGGCCTGGCGGTGACCCTGGAGTTCCTCGGCCCGCTCTGCATCGCGCTCGCCGGGTCACGGCGCCGCGTGGACGCCTGCTGTGCGCTCGTCGCGGCGGCCGCCGTGGTGAGCCTCATGCGTCCGCGCCCCTCGGCCGACTATCTGGGCATGGGGCTGGGGTTGCTGGCCGCCGTGTGCTGGGCCTCGTACATCCTGCTCAACCGCACCGTGGGGCGGCGGGTCCCCGGCGCCGAGGGGTCGGCGGCGGCCGCGGGGATCTCCGCGCTGATGTTCCTGCCGGTCGGGATCGCCGTCGCCGTCCACCAGCCGCCGACCGTGAGCGCCGCGGCGTACGCCATCGTCGCGGGCGTCCTCTCCTCGGCCGTGCCGTACCTCGCGGACCTGTTCACCTTGCGCCGTGTGCCCGCCCAGGCGTTCGGGCTCTTCATGAGCGTCAACCCCGTCCTCGCCGCGCTGGTCGGCTGGGTCGGTCTGGAGCAGCGCCTGGGGTGGACGGAGTGGATCAGCGTGGGCGCCATCGTCGCGGCCAACGCGCTGAGCATCCTCACCCGGCGCGGCTGA
- a CDS encoding MerR family transcriptional regulator, with amino-acid sequence MTATRTEVRGSPMTIQQVSRLSGLSEPTLRYYEKIGLIPAVDRDPDSGHRRYHPSVVETIRSLGCLRSTGMSMRDMRAYLGHLDEGDQGAAPLRDLFQRNADRLEHEIALMEVRLRYLRLKADMWDARERADTDAERRAIDEVTDVIDALQP; translated from the coding sequence ATGACAGCGACGAGGACAGAAGTCCGGGGCTCCCCGATGACCATCCAGCAGGTGTCGAGGCTGAGCGGCCTCTCGGAGCCGACACTGCGCTACTACGAGAAGATCGGCCTGATCCCCGCGGTGGACCGCGACCCGGACAGCGGCCACCGGCGCTACCACCCCTCCGTGGTGGAGACGATCAGGTCACTGGGGTGCCTGAGATCCACCGGCATGAGCATGCGGGACATGCGCGCCTACCTCGGCCACCTCGACGAAGGCGACCAGGGCGCGGCTCCCCTGCGCGACCTCTTCCAGCGCAACGCGGACCGCTTGGAGCACGAGATCGCGCTCATGGAGGTCCGCCTGCGCTATCTGCGGCTCAAGGCGGACATGTGGGATGCGCGGGAGCGCGCCGACACCGATGCGGAGCGCCGGGCGATCGACGAGGTCACGGACGTCATCGACGCGTTGCAGCCGTGA